A genomic region of Mesobacillus jeotgali contains the following coding sequences:
- a CDS encoding NAD(P)/FAD-dependent oxidoreductase — MEATEKTIKLAVNGGINFGAKLNAKQLIVLAKYLEDDQELELTTFQQLYIEIPESRKDEAVAEFEQAGLSCYPVGSFVKSLRTCNFCKGAEEEGMPVAIELNKRIAGKPVPFTLKPAYTGCPVGCGEPLVNDIGIMKVKDGYSLYAGGKSKGQDATAGSLLFEQLTPDELYQKVDRLLEIYSEHGKKREQMHKFINRFGKDTLIDQLN, encoded by the coding sequence CGTTAATGGCGGCATAAATTTTGGAGCAAAGCTGAATGCCAAACAACTAATCGTTCTGGCGAAATATCTGGAAGATGATCAGGAGCTGGAGCTGACAACATTCCAGCAGCTGTATATTGAAATTCCGGAAAGTCGAAAAGATGAGGCGGTAGCTGAGTTTGAACAGGCCGGGCTAAGCTGTTATCCAGTTGGGAGCTTTGTAAAAAGCCTGCGCACATGCAATTTCTGCAAAGGAGCCGAGGAGGAAGGGATGCCGGTTGCAATCGAACTCAACAAAAGGATTGCCGGCAAACCTGTTCCGTTCACCCTGAAACCAGCCTATACCGGCTGCCCGGTCGGCTGCGGCGAGCCGCTGGTCAACGACATCGGCATTATGAAAGTGAAAGACGGCTACAGCTTATATGCAGGAGGAAAGTCGAAGGGCCAGGACGCCACGGCTGGCAGCTTGCTGTTCGAACAGCTTACTCCGGACGAACTGTATCAGAAGGTTGACAGACTGCTCGAAATCTATAGTGAACACGGGAAAAAGCGGGAGCAAATGCACAAATTCATTAATCGCTTCGGAAAAGACACGTTAATTGATCAATTAAATTAG
- a CDS encoding multicopper oxidase family protein: MKKVGIAAIIILVLIISGGWFFMRMMGGGMGGNMPGQGGGMVNGGGMGNGGMMGGGSGQVEEMKNDSFAGEEKPLPIPPILEDENPDPGKAEFTLAAQKGSMEFLEGKATDTFGYNGDYLGPVIRVKKGDDVSVKVKNELDEATTLHWHGLEVDGEDDGGPHSGIQPGTNWNPEFTIEQNAATLWYHPHLLHETGEHVYKGLAGLFLIDDEESEKLDLPDEYGVNDIPLIVQDKQLDENGQFEYDLSMHDVMMGLQGDTLMVNGAINPYVKVPKGKVRFRLLNGSNARIYQFGLSNGQEFYQIGTDGGLLEKPVKMDSLVLSSAERAELIVDFSDFDEGESVELTDQGMPFMKFVVNGEEKGPKELPTQLVDIPEVDESMAARTREFVMSGMGRNVTINGKQMDMDRIDEQLKLHDTEIWEISNEGMGMMGNNMGMAHPFHGHGTQFLILDRDGNPPPANERGWKDTILVAPGEKVRAIATFDHKGLFMYHCHILEHEDAGMMGQFNVE; the protein is encoded by the coding sequence GTGAAAAAGGTTGGAATTGCAGCAATAATCATTCTCGTTTTAATCATAAGCGGCGGATGGTTTTTCATGAGGATGATGGGCGGAGGCATGGGAGGGAATATGCCCGGCCAAGGCGGAGGGATGGTGAACGGCGGAGGCATGGGCAATGGCGGCATGATGGGCGGAGGCTCCGGTCAGGTTGAGGAAATGAAAAATGACTCTTTTGCCGGGGAAGAAAAACCCCTTCCCATCCCGCCGATTCTTGAAGATGAAAATCCCGATCCTGGCAAGGCAGAATTCACTCTTGCTGCCCAAAAAGGATCTATGGAATTTTTAGAAGGCAAAGCAACAGACACATTCGGGTACAATGGGGACTATTTAGGACCTGTCATTCGGGTGAAGAAGGGTGACGATGTTTCCGTTAAGGTGAAAAATGAGCTAGATGAAGCTACAACGCTTCACTGGCACGGTCTTGAAGTGGATGGCGAGGATGATGGCGGCCCGCATAGTGGAATCCAGCCAGGTACTAACTGGAATCCAGAATTCACGATTGAACAAAACGCTGCAACCTTATGGTACCACCCCCACCTGCTCCATGAAACCGGTGAACATGTTTATAAGGGACTTGCTGGTTTATTTTTAATCGATGATGAAGAAAGCGAGAAGCTTGATCTTCCAGATGAATATGGCGTCAATGATATTCCGCTGATCGTCCAGGACAAGCAGCTCGATGAAAATGGACAGTTTGAATATGATTTAAGCATGCACGATGTGATGATGGGACTTCAGGGAGACACACTCATGGTTAATGGAGCCATCAACCCGTATGTTAAGGTCCCAAAAGGCAAGGTCCGCTTCCGGCTGCTGAATGGGTCCAATGCGCGAATCTATCAATTCGGTTTAAGCAATGGGCAGGAATTTTACCAGATTGGTACAGATGGCGGCCTGCTTGAAAAACCGGTAAAAATGGATAGCCTGGTGTTGAGTTCGGCGGAGCGGGCCGAATTGATTGTTGATTTTTCCGATTTTGACGAGGGCGAAAGTGTTGAACTTACTGACCAGGGGATGCCCTTCATGAAGTTTGTAGTAAATGGCGAGGAAAAAGGACCAAAAGAGCTTCCTACCCAATTGGTTGATATTCCGGAAGTGGATGAATCAATGGCTGCTAGGACAAGAGAGTTTGTCATGTCGGGGATGGGGCGAAATGTCACCATCAATGGCAAACAGATGGACATGGACCGGATAGACGAACAACTTAAACTCCATGATACAGAGATTTGGGAGATTTCGAACGAAGGCATGGGCATGATGGGCAATAACATGGGAATGGCACATCCATTCCACGGCCACGGCACCCAGTTCCTGATCCTCGACCGGGACGGCAATCCCCCGCCTGCGAACGAACGCGGCTGGAAAGATACGATTTTAGTCGCACCAGGTGAAAAAGTGCGAGCAATCGCAACATTTGATCATAAAGGATTGTTCATGTACCACTGCCACATACTAGAGCATGAAGATGCCGGAATGATGGGACAGTTTAATGTGGAATAA